A single genomic interval of Daucus carota subsp. sativus chromosome 1, DH1 v3.0, whole genome shotgun sequence harbors:
- the LOC108220366 gene encoding ATP-dependent helicase rhp16 gives MNPNADPSSLLPIKGDDYQQEASLDEADVAMDISDSDGDGDSKELIVGDDTQRRKESPILMWKAWEEDYVRWLESVADADTEIDNVNQVLAETAEPPPSLTMPLLRFQKEWLAWALQQEESAARGGILADEMGMGKTVQAIALVLAKKELQGAGDGAFPLPSSSLGLPKAKATLVICPPIAVTQWANEISRVTVTGSQKVLVYYGSKRGKSLHEFLDHDFVITTYSIVQAEYKEYVLPEKQRCTGCGELFDEGILDYHRAFCVNNPGVDVTQSVYDGKKEPLKKVKGLNKDKAFGAGSSTSDSEGAENRPRPSNYNLYSVDWNRIILDEAHHIKDHRSSTSNAVLFLNSTYKWALSGTPLQNRVRELYSLIRFLQIFPYSYYFCMECDCIELIYSSLTYCSVCNHTPFSHFCWWDKYVARPIQAEGHTGRGRDAMLLLKHKILKSILLRRTKQGRSADLALPPKMIFLRRDSLDIKEDDYLKSLYNDSRAQYNTYVNEGTIMNNYANIYNLLTRVRQALNHPYLVVYSKNAMSKESSAANDGGEVKCGLCHESVKDPLVNDCGHTFCRSCFIDFSASAGQVSCPTCSITGFKSSSILNRIRLDDFQTSTKLEALREEIRFMIERDGSAKGIVFSQYPSFLDLIHYSLQKSGVQCVQLDGSTNMKARDIAIKRFNEDPDCILFLMSLKTGGIALNLTAASHVFLMDAWWNPAVEQQAQDRVHRIGQFKPVRVVKFIIEGSIEERILKLQETKQLLFEGTVSGSADALGKLTEKDIKFLFST, from the exons ATGAACCCCAACGCCGATCCCAGTTCTCTACTTCCGATCAAGG GAGATGATTATCAGCAAGAAGCAAGCTTGGATGAAGCTGATGTCGCTATGGACATTTCAGATTCGGATGGTGACGGTGATAGCAAAGAATTGATTGTTGGAGACGACACTCAAAGGAGAAAGGAAAGCCCAATCTTGATGTGGAAAGCTTGGGAAGAAGACTATGTCAGATGGTTAGAATCTGTCGCAGATGCAGACACGGAGATCGATAATGTGAATCAAGTTCTGGCGGAGACTGCTGAACCACCGCCCAGTTTAACTATGCCTCTGCTAAGATTTCAGAAAGAGTGGTTAGCTTGGGCGCTGCAGCAGGAGGAATCTGCAGCCCGGGGAGGCATCCTTGCCGATGAGATGGGGATGGGCAAGACTGTCCAGGCCATCGCACTGGTCCTGGCTAAGAAGGAACTTCAAGGAGCGGGGGATGGAGCTTTCCCCCTACCAAGTTCATCTCTTGGGTTGCCAAAAGCGAAGGCGACCCTTGTCATATGTCCTCCCATTGCGGTGACGCAATGGGCGAACGAGATTAGCCGTGTCACGGTGACAGGTAGCCAGAAGGTGTTGGTCTATTATGGATCCAAGAGGGGCAAGTCCCTTCATGAATTCTTGGATCATGATTTCGTGATCACCACGTATTCAATCGTCCAAGCTGAATACAAGGAGTATGTCTTGCCCGAGAAACAAAGATGCACAGGGTGTGGAGAGTTGTTTGATGAAGGGATCCTGGATTATCACCGAGCTTTTTGTGTTAACAATCCTGGGGTGGATGTTACTCAGTCGGTGTATGACGGGAAAAAGGAACCTCTAAAGAAAGTAAAGGGCTTGAATAAGGATAAGGCCTTTGGAGCTGGTTCTTCTACCAGTGATTCAGAAGGAGCTGAAAACAGACCTCGTCCAAGCAATTATAATTTGTACTCCGTGGACTGGAACCGAATAATATTGGATGAG GCTCACCATATCAAAGATCATCGAAGTAGCACTTCGAATGCTGTTCTTTTCTTAAACTCTACCTACAAATGGGCTCTAAGTGGCACTCCCCTTCAAAATCGTGTTAGAGAACTTTACTCACTT ATCCGCTTCCTCCAGATTTTTCCATATTCTTATTACTTCTGTATGGAGTGTGATTGCATAGAACTTATTTACAG CTCTTTAACTTATTGTTCAGTTTGCAATCATACACCTTTCAGCCACTTTTGCTGGTGGGATAAA TATGTTGCCAGACCAATACAAGCGGAAGGACATACTGGGCGTGGCAGAGATGCAATGCTTTTGCTGAagcataaaattttgaaaagtatACTCCTTAGGCGTACTAAACAGGGCAGATCTGCCGATCTTGCGCTTCCTCCCAAAATG ATCTTTTTACGACGGGACTCACTCGATATCAAGGAAGATGATTACCTCAAATCATTGTACAATGATTCTCGGGCCCAATATAACAC ATATGTCAACGAAGGAACTATTATGAATAACTACGCCAATATCTACAATCTCCTCACACGTGTGCGACAG GCTTTGAATCATCCGTACCTAGTGGTATACTCTAAAAATGCCATGAGCAAAGAATCAAGTGCGGCGAATGATGGTGGTGAAGTAAAATGTGGGCTGTGTCATGAATCTGTAAAAGATCCTCTG GTTAATGATTGTGGACACACCTTTTGTCGATCTTGTTTCATCGACTTCTCAGCTAGTGCGGGACAAGTCTCATGCCCTACATGCAGCATTACAGGTTTTAAGAGCTCCAGTATTCTCAACAGAATTCGGCTTGATGACTTCCAGACTAGTACAAAACTAGAGGCTTTG AGGGAAGAAATTAGATTTATGATTGAGAGAGATGGTTCTGCAAAAGGAATCGTTTTTAGCCAATACCCATCATTCTTGGATTTGATTCACTATTCTCTGCAGAAG TCCGGAGTTCAGTGTGTTCAGTTGGATGGATCGACGAATATGAAGGCGAGAGATATAGCCATCAAAAGATTTAACGAGGATCCAGATTGTATATTATTTCTGATGAGCTTGAAAACGGGAGGGATTGCACTTAATCTCACAGCGGCATCACAT GTATTCTTGATGGACGCGTGGTGGAATCCTGCAGTTGAGCAACAGGCTCAAGATAGAGTACATAGAATTGGGCAGTTTAAACCCGTGAG GGTTGTGAAGTTCATTATAGAAGGTTCAATCGAAGAAAGAATCTTAAAGTTGCAAGAGACGAAGCAATTATTATTTGAAGG GACTGTTAGTGGGTCTGCCGATGCACTAGGAAAGTTAACAGAGAAAGACATAAAATTCCTGTTTTCAACATAA